Proteins encoded in a region of the Benincasa hispida cultivar B227 chromosome 2, ASM972705v1, whole genome shotgun sequence genome:
- the LOC120072080 gene encoding vicilin-like seed storage protein At2g18540, which translates to MREVSFLAASCRLATQPQTVPQVTRRLKRNPLVARSLKFKRGQNNESTPLPTPTRSSESEKKRQNSKEVFGSILNNMEKGRGLPKAGVVNQPLPTEEVMEEKSRRSALVIVDPKETTVALEEAAVEKQLEGAEEKKKKKKSKEKKDGGDESSNLIKAEKKIKEKKDEKDEEARLKKKQERSEKKERRQEERRLTKEEERKKRAVSPELDGESTSIKEDKGESTQLSIFQVIKFMAA; encoded by the exons ATGCGAGAGGTATCATTCCTTGCAGCCAGTTGCCGTCTCGCTACTCAACCACAGACTGTTCCTCAAGTCACCAGAAGACTCAAGCGAAACCCTTTAGTAGCCAGGTCACTTAAGTTCAAGAGGGGGCAGAATAATGAAAGCACCCCACTCCCAACACCAACACGCTCCTCTGAAAGTGAGAAGAAGAGACAAAATAGTAAAGAGGTGTTTGGGAGCATTCTCAACAACATGGAGAAAGGAAGAGGACTGCCTAAGGCTGGGGTTGTGAACCAACCACTGCCTACGGAGGAGGTGATGGAGGAGAAGTCAAGGAGAAGCGCTCTAGTCATCGTGGATCCTAAGGAGACTAC AGTCGCTTTAGAGGAAGCGGCAGTGGAGAAGCAGCTTGAAGGggctgaagagaagaagaagaagaaaaagagcaaagaaaagaaggatGGAGGAGATGAGTCATCCAATCTAATCAAAGCAgagaagaagatcaaagagaAGAAGGATGAAAAAGATGAGGAGGCCAGGCTGAAGAAGAAGCAAGAAAGAAGTGAGAAGAAAGAACGCAGGCAGGAGGAAAGGCGCCTGacgaaggaagaagaaaggaaaaagagggCTGTAAGCCCAGAGCTGGACGGGGAATCCACCTCCATAAAGGAGGACAAGGGGGAATCAACACAACTTAGCATCTttcaagtcatcaagtttatggcagcATGA